From the genome of Solanum dulcamara chromosome 12, daSolDulc1.2, whole genome shotgun sequence:
CAACAGGTATGTGCGTTGTATATTTTTGGGGTGTACAATTCACTTGTTATATGTGATTTAATTGTTCGTATTATATTGAATACTATTAAGTTATACAAAATATGAAAGGTATATAATGTACATAACTACTGTTGTGTAACTTTTTTAAGTGGTTAATCTTGTTCATAAAAAAATCAGgagaaaagaaattaatttctgatacaaatgacatttttttttgaaaattaaattacGTGAGCATtcgagaatttttttttacttgagCATTGCATCTCTGATGAATAGAGTTACTCGTTACCTGTGCTGATGAAAGGTACAAGATATTCGGTGAAATAGTTGAGATGCACACAAGCTAACCAGATACAAATCAACCttataaaagaagaaaagatcAATTTTACGTTTATTCATTAGCTCGATCACATTTACAATTTTCCTTgtaaaattctcttaaatttGATGTAATTACTCAAATTTTTCGAAGTTTGGAAATAATTGTGTGCACCCAATACTAAACAGAGATATGTGATGTTTATCTGTTTAATGCAATCAGTGAGATACCCCTCAACCAGAGGTCTCAATTTCAAGCCTtatttatggaaaaaaaatttGGTAGGAAGCACATCGCCAAATAAGCCCTATGTGGCGCGAATCTAAATCAGTAATCTGAATATCGAACCCCGAATAGGAACTCAAAGAAAACTGTGTCAAAGGAGACCACATTCTCAACTTCAATGAGTCCTTCATTTTCATATAGCTACTATTAAGGTATACAAAATATGAAAGGTATATAATGTACAAATAACTACTGTGGTGTAACTTTTCAAAGTGGTTCATCTTGTTCATAAaaaaatcaagagaaaagaaattAGTTTCTGATCCAAAtgacattttcttttaaaacaaTTGAATTACTTGAGCATTGCATCTCTGATGAATAGAGATACTTGCTACCTTATAAAAGTAGTCGACGTGAACACAAGGTGATCAGATAATAGTCGAGGTGAGCACAAGCTAACCAGACACAAGTCATATCCttataaaagaagaaaagatcgtgaattttttttttatgacaagggaAATCCGCAGCTGCTATTTTTTGGGTATGTGTAGGGTAAAACCCTTGCTCTtatgcaatagctcgcaaaccGCATTGGAGAGGTAATCGTGAATTTTCATTTGTTCGTTAGCCTAGATTGCAAATACATTTCTCCACTAAATGCTAATAAATTCTCTTCAAATTTGATGAAGTGTTTCCCCCAATTGGGCCTTATGCAACCGAGAATTTGGATTAGCCGGACTCCATATGGATACCAGATATGAGATGGGAAACTCAAGTAAAAAACTATGTCAAAGGAGATCAGATTCTCAACTTCAGTGACTCCTTCCTTGTCATATAGCTCTTCTAACTATATGAAATATAGTTCTTCTAACTGTACccaagaaatatatatatatactctgtgTGTGTGTAATTTTGCTCACATCGATAAATTCCACAATACCGACCACTCTCCACTCATCAACAACAGATTCCAAGTAACTTCATCCACATCCATCTATTTTTTTAGGGATAAGAAGAATGAAAGTTGAACCAACGAAAAGAAAAGCAGAACACGTGCAAGAGGATGGCAAAATAAATTCTGGGTAGCTTCTAACCATAAACATTGTAAGTGAATActagaaagaaatatttttatcacaATGGAGGGTTAAGGGAGCTTAATATTTCTAGATCACATAGCACAATGCGCTTTAAGATGAACTAAAGAAGTAATACAACATCCATAAGTTTCAGCTGTTACTCGTCGTCTTTGTAAGGATACTCCTCAGGAACTTGCTTCAGAAGTTTCAGCTGCAGCTCGAATGCATCATCCCCTCTAAGCATATCACGGATCCATGTGATTTCAGTCTTCATTGACACCTGAACAAGGCAAACGCAGATAAATTTGGTACTCCAGCGATAGCTAAAATAAACGCAATACTCTCAAATCTACGTTACTGAGGCAGATTATACAGTAGTATATTTTTGCGTCTCATATCCTGCAGCAACTCGCCTAACAATTACTAATGGACCAAGGGGGAGACAATTCAGATAGATTGTAAAGATCCCTACCTGGCAATTCTCTAGTTAGGGAGACTGCAAGATTGGAAAATGATAACTCATCTGACTTTAGTATGGCATGAAATACACAAGGAATACAATGCACTGCAAGATTGACATCTTAAAAACAAAGTAAAAACGAAAACAATGTAATATAGCTCATAACGTTTcgatttagaaaaaaaaagcatTTCATTTGTATGCTATTCACCATATCAGTAGGGAAGACGAAGTCACATTAGTGATACCTATTAAAACATGACAGTAAATGAGATCGTACGCCGATATCTATAAGAggtgtcttcttcttcttctctctctctccatatatatatatatatatatatatatatatatggagagagagagagagagatgtgAATCAGTTCATGTATATTTTGTGAGGCCATCGTAAAGTAAAAATTGGTATTAGCAGATGGTATAGAAGGGGGAAGCTCACCATCTCTAATGCCCCTCTGATTACTCCACTTAAGATGTTACAGTAATATAGACCTTGACATGTATCAGGGAGCTCAACAAATTCTACCAAGGGGTTGTCCTCCAGAATTAAACTGCACGTTGTTCCCTCAGCATTCCAATTTCCCACAGTAGCTGTGACACCTAGGAACATTTTGAGGCCAACCTGTTCATATGAGCAGCAAGAGATCATGTTTTCTTTAAAACGAAAAATTCAGCATAATTTTGAAAGGATGATCAACTACGTCCAAGTGTATGTTATAAAGAAAATGAACTTGAGAATATGAAGGGTAGTTATAAGCTGAGGCGCTCAGCTCAAATATGACACAGAAACAACAATATATTCTGCTCACTGCCAATGAATACTGGCAGAGGAACAACAATCAACCCATAAAACAACTAGGAGATTCGTTCCCAACTTTTTTTACTCAACAGCCGAAAGACATAAATGAAGGGAACATGAGCTAGAGATAAAAGCATTTAATACCTCCTGCTGCATACTTTTtgtgtatgtgtgtgtatgTAGAGAACTAGAGATTCACACCATCAATCTTCCATTAAAGAGCAAACTGTGAAAGGAACATTGGTGGTTATATTCATAGTAGACACTTGGAATGTGAATTAAGGTCCAGAAAACTTATCCAGCCTTATTGCGCTCACTATATTTGAGATTTGCTAGGAAGAAAAATATCCAAGAATCCTCATTATCATATCCTAGGGGTAACAACAATCCTCTTTAAAAGTGGGCAAAGAACGATCAGACATCCTCTCTCATTTTCAATATCCCTTTCTCCATCTTTTTTCTATTCTTCTTCCTTAGAAACCCGGGGCAAATCCGCGACCATACACCCTCTAGGAAACCATCCCTATGCAACCCCCCTCCCCCATAAAAACTCTCATAGTTTCTAACTTTTTTAGTGGTTAACTatatttctcaactttgaaATGATTGAACAAAAATGGTGGCGTGAGTCtctgtttcaaaaagaaaaaaagttatgCTCTTGTATAcgttttcttttctaatttgaTCATCTCTTTGTTTATGCACCATTAACAGACTTGATAATGAAGAGCTAGTTCGGCAAAATTTAGATGTTCTGTTATGCATTTTCTTTTCACTTAACGTACTACATGACCCCCTTAATAGAGTAAATGAAGAAGTAGTTATTCAGTTGTATAGAGACACACCGAGGATTACAACCAAATGACCAAAATATCTCTCTACTTTGTTGTTCAAGTCTGACTGCTAAAAGACTATTTGAGAATAAGGATTTGGCAGTCAGCATCACAGTACAGCTTCCAGAACAAGATACTTGTTTTCAAACTTGTCTCAATTCTTACTTCAATTCAAATTACTGCCACATTAATCTtcattacaacaacaataacaacaataagaacaacaCCTCAATCCAAGCAAGTTGGGGTTGGCTATATGAATCCTAATTCCTAACTGTCCATGTCACTCCATTTAATCACATCTCGGTGATTAACCTCCATTacattcataaaatttatacttCCATAGTATTCCTTCTGATATTTTTGAACAACTCTGTTTTGTATTGACTATTGGCATGTGTGGGATATCAGCATTCAGAACTACTATTCCAAAATAAAACAGAAACTCCGTAATAAACCAAACACACACTTAAATATAATGCAACTTGGAGGGGGGAGAGAGACCTTGGCAATGACTTCAGCTGTTTCCTTGAAATCAATACACCTAGAAACGTTAGATTTTGCCAGAAACTCATCAATGAGACGAATTCCAATGTTATAACCCCTGCAATTTAGTAAAACTTCACAAATTTAGTCTACACTTCCGAGCCAATACAACTAAATTAAGTTGCCACTGATAAttccattca
Proteins encoded in this window:
- the LOC129877858 gene encoding uncharacterized protein LOC129877858, with product MAPVAPRSGDAIFANVERVNAELFTLTYGAIVRQLLTDLEEVEEVNKQLDQMGYNIGIRLIDEFLAKSNVSRCIDFKETAEVIAKVGLKMFLGVTATVGNWNAEGTTCSLILEDNPLVEFVELPDTCQGLYYCNILSGVIRGALEMVSMKTEITWIRDMLRGDDAFELQLKLLKQVPEEYPYKDDE